In Micromonospora purpureochromogenes, a single window of DNA contains:
- a CDS encoding SCP2 sterol-binding domain-containing protein yields MSNPTANFFDALGRRGHEPLLEEAVGSIRFDLEHDHEVDHWLVVIRRGDVHVSREESGADCVFTGSRAAFDRIVTGRSHVYAAWVRNELRAEGDVRLGRFLQRVMPGPPGAHHPREFARRESGPA; encoded by the coding sequence ATGTCGAATCCCACCGCCAACTTTTTCGACGCGCTCGGCCGGCGGGGCCACGAACCCCTCCTCGAGGAGGCCGTCGGCAGCATCCGGTTCGACCTCGAACACGACCACGAGGTCGACCACTGGTTGGTGGTGATCAGACGCGGCGATGTCCACGTCTCGCGGGAGGAGAGCGGAGCCGACTGCGTGTTCACGGGCAGCAGAGCGGCCTTCGACCGGATCGTCACCGGCAGGTCGCACGTCTACGCGGCGTGGGTGCGTAACGAACTCAGGGCCGAGGGTGACGTGCGGCTTGGCCGTTTCCTCCAGCGGGTGATGCCGGGGCCACCCGGCGCGCACCACCCACGGGAGTTCGCCCGCCGGGAGAGCGGACCGGCATGA
- a CDS encoding response regulator — MSDGTAAARPVRILLADDQPLLRTGFRMVLGTEEDLDIVAEAGDGQEAVELSRRLLPDVVLMDIRMPRMDGVAATRAIVDARLPVRVLILTTFDLDEYVVGALRAGASGFLAKDVPAEELVTAIRTVAAGEAVVAPRILKRLLDRFADVLPDPAATPPKALKSLTEREREVLVQVARGLSNAEIAAALSVSETTIKTHVGHVLTKLGLRDRVQAVVLAYETGLVRPRR, encoded by the coding sequence ATGAGCGACGGTACGGCGGCGGCACGGCCGGTGCGGATCCTGCTCGCCGACGACCAGCCGCTGCTGCGTACCGGCTTCCGGATGGTGCTGGGCACCGAGGAGGATCTGGACATCGTGGCCGAGGCCGGGGACGGCCAGGAGGCGGTGGAGCTGTCCCGGCGGCTGCTGCCGGACGTGGTGCTGATGGACATCCGGATGCCCCGGATGGACGGGGTGGCGGCCACCCGGGCCATCGTCGACGCCCGGCTGCCGGTGCGGGTGCTCATCCTCACCACGTTCGACCTGGACGAGTACGTGGTGGGGGCGCTGCGCGCCGGGGCGAGCGGCTTCCTGGCCAAGGACGTACCGGCGGAGGAGCTGGTGACCGCGATCCGCACGGTCGCCGCCGGGGAGGCGGTGGTCGCGCCGCGCATTCTCAAGCGGCTGCTGGACCGCTTCGCCGACGTGCTGCCCGATCCGGCGGCCACCCCGCCGAAGGCGCTCAAGTCGCTCACCGAACGGGAGCGGGAGGTGCTGGTGCAGGTGGCCCGCGGGCTTTCCAACGCCGAGATCGCCGCGGCGCTGTCGGTCAGCGAGACCACCATCAAGACCCACGTCGGGCACGTGCTGACCAAGCTGGGGCTGCGCGACCGGGTGCAGGCGGTGGTGCTGGCGTACGAGACGGGGCTGGTCCGCCCGCGACGGTGA
- a CDS encoding sensor histidine kinase: MTDGPARWWQRRPLAGDALFAAALVLLEIAFLLLTPPEFWPGRMPGALAWSLLAAAPVALRRVAPWTAVSLAVATLMLPVLLKLAPGTQGLAFMVLTYTMAAHRPARQAALAAVLLWVPVGVTNLVAPPEGVLAVGPGYLLLNNLLIALLSYAVGRAVQARRTSVRALRERARVAEENQRSLAEQAVADERRRIARELHDVVAHHVSVMGVLATGARRVLRRDPDAADEAIATIEDTSRVTLREMRRLLDVLRTDAEPAADLTPQPGLAGIEALVEQVREAGLPVTLHVEGTPGPVEEGVSLTVYRIVQEALTNALKHAGEATAQVRLTVADGWLTVEVTDTGRGPGPGPDRIGHGLVGMRERVGLYGGTLRTGPRPGGGFRVSARIPVESVGAAA, encoded by the coding sequence ATGACCGACGGACCCGCGCGATGGTGGCAGCGCCGACCGCTCGCCGGTGACGCGCTCTTCGCCGCCGCCCTGGTGCTGCTGGAGATCGCCTTCCTGCTGCTCACCCCGCCGGAGTTCTGGCCCGGGCGGATGCCGGGCGCGCTGGCGTGGAGCCTGCTCGCGGCCGCCCCGGTGGCGCTGCGCCGGGTCGCCCCGTGGACGGCGGTGAGCCTGGCCGTGGCCACCCTGATGCTGCCGGTGCTGCTCAAGCTCGCCCCCGGCACGCAGGGCCTGGCGTTCATGGTCCTGACGTACACGATGGCCGCGCACCGGCCGGCGCGGCAGGCGGCGCTGGCCGCGGTGCTGCTCTGGGTGCCGGTGGGGGTGACCAACCTGGTCGCCCCGCCGGAAGGGGTGCTGGCGGTGGGCCCGGGCTACCTGCTGCTCAACAACCTGCTCATCGCCCTGTTGTCGTACGCGGTGGGGCGGGCGGTGCAGGCGCGGCGCACGTCGGTGCGGGCGCTGCGGGAGCGGGCCCGGGTGGCCGAGGAGAACCAGCGTTCCCTGGCCGAGCAGGCGGTCGCCGACGAGCGGCGCCGGATCGCCCGGGAGCTGCACGACGTGGTCGCCCACCACGTGAGCGTGATGGGGGTGCTGGCCACCGGGGCGCGTCGGGTGCTGCGCCGCGACCCGGACGCCGCCGACGAGGCGATTGCCACCATCGAGGACACCAGCCGGGTCACCTTGCGGGAGATGCGCCGCCTGCTGGACGTGCTGCGCACGGACGCGGAGCCGGCGGCGGACCTGACCCCACAGCCCGGCCTGGCGGGGATCGAGGCGTTGGTCGAGCAGGTACGGGAGGCGGGCCTGCCGGTGACCCTGCACGTCGAGGGCACGCCCGGGCCGGTGGAGGAGGGTGTGTCACTGACCGTCTACCGGATCGTGCAGGAGGCGTTGACCAACGCGCTCAAGCACGCCGGGGAGGCCACCGCGCAGGTGCGGCTCACCGTCGCCGATGGCTGGCTGACGGTGGAGGTCACCGACACCGGGCGCGGGCCGGGACCGGGACCCGACCGGATCGGGCACGGCCTGGTCGGCATGCGGGAGCGGGTCGGCCTCTACGGTGGGACCCTGCGGACCGGTCCCCGGCCGGGCGGCGGCTTCCGGGTGTCGGCGCGGATCCCGGTGGAGTCGGTCGGGGCCGCGGCATGA
- a CDS encoding ABC transporter ATP-binding protein has product MTATVGRQAQAAARASDVWKVYGSGEAQVAALRGVSAEFERGRFTAIMGPSGSGKSTLMHCLAGLDSVTKGTMHIGDTTVTGLGDAGLTKLRRDKVGFIFQQFNLLPTLTAQENIVLPLSIAGRKPEQAWYDTVIDTVGLRDRLGHRPAQLSGGQQQRVACARALVARPEVIFADEPTGNLDSRSGAEVLNFLRNSVRQHGQTIVMVTHDPTAAAYADRVIFLADGQVVSELIEPTADTVLDTMKKLDTSAEVAR; this is encoded by the coding sequence GTGACCGCGACGGTAGGCCGGCAGGCGCAGGCCGCGGCCCGGGCCAGCGACGTGTGGAAGGTGTACGGCAGCGGCGAGGCGCAGGTCGCCGCGCTGCGGGGGGTGAGCGCCGAGTTCGAGCGCGGCCGGTTCACGGCGATCATGGGCCCGTCGGGTTCGGGCAAGTCGACGCTGATGCACTGCCTGGCCGGGCTGGACTCGGTCACCAAGGGCACGATGCACATCGGCGACACGACGGTGACCGGGCTCGGCGACGCCGGCCTGACGAAGCTGCGGCGGGACAAGGTCGGTTTCATCTTCCAGCAGTTCAACCTGCTGCCGACGCTGACCGCCCAGGAGAACATCGTGCTGCCGCTCTCCATCGCCGGCCGCAAGCCCGAGCAGGCCTGGTACGACACCGTGATCGACACGGTCGGCCTGCGGGACCGGCTGGGGCACCGCCCGGCGCAGCTCTCCGGCGGTCAGCAGCAGCGGGTGGCGTGCGCCCGGGCGCTGGTCGCCCGACCCGAGGTGATCTTCGCCGACGAGCCGACCGGCAACCTCGACTCCCGCTCCGGCGCGGAGGTGCTCAACTTCCTGCGCAACTCGGTACGCCAGCACGGCCAGACCATCGTGATGGTCACCCACGACCCGACCGCCGCCGCGTACGCCGACCGGGTGATCTTCCTGGCCGACGGGCAGGTCGTCTCCGAGCTGATCGAGCCGACCGCCGACACCGTGCTGGACACCATGAAGAAGCTCGACACGTCGGCCGAGGTGGCGCGCTGA
- a CDS encoding amylo-alpha-1,6-glucosidase, which translates to MKTDLIRILDGNIFVLSDGCGDLEAKPTAPSGFYSFDTRFLSLWRLTLNGERLSPLARDDPSYFEVRFFLVPGAPTHYVDAKVSVIRERSVAGSFEEQLTVLNHSGEPAEITVHVEADSDFVPLIVAAQGRTPKGRLYRRVENGRLHLGYQRDAFRRETVISSTEPAQVDERGLTYQTRIEPHGQWSTTLHVRGLVLRPDGEDVREHVYPGRRRRDRSRLEWNLQQWLGAAPQLICAWEPLERTYRRTMVDLAALGYSPLTLPAETLPAAGLPWSATIAGREAIFTSLQALPFAPGLALATLHMLGIDQGAVLDDFRDEEPGKILREFRYGELVAFEERPQAPYYGAADTTPLYVTLLDEYERWTGDADTVREFEDEARAALHWIDEYGDIMGDGYVWYQRRNERTGLENQCWKESPNAISFRDGRLAGLPRATCELQGYAYDAKIRGARLARQFWNDPDYADRLEREAAELKQRFNRDFWVTDGEYYALALDGDGHQVDALSSNIGHLLWSGIVEESRAARIAAHLLGPRLFSGWGVRTLAEGEGRYNPLGYHVGTVWPSDNSLIAWGLRRYGFTCEAGRIAEGIIDASHHFQGRLPEAFGGFDRELTRGPVPYPTANSPQSEATGAPLLLVRTLLGLEPCGDDLVVGPALPERFGRIELLDIPGRWGRVDAIGSVDRRGEETDRQTSLATSPREA; encoded by the coding sequence ATGAAGACGGACCTGATCAGGATCCTCGACGGCAACATCTTCGTGCTGAGCGACGGCTGTGGCGACCTGGAGGCGAAGCCCACTGCGCCGTCCGGGTTCTACTCGTTCGACACCCGGTTCCTGTCCCTCTGGCGGCTGACCCTCAACGGTGAACGGCTGAGCCCGCTCGCCCGGGACGACCCGTCCTACTTCGAGGTGCGTTTCTTCCTGGTGCCCGGCGCACCCACCCACTACGTCGACGCGAAGGTGTCGGTGATCCGGGAGCGGTCGGTGGCCGGTAGCTTCGAGGAGCAGTTGACGGTGCTCAACCACTCCGGCGAACCGGCCGAGATCACCGTCCACGTGGAGGCGGACTCCGACTTCGTGCCGCTGATCGTGGCGGCCCAGGGGCGTACGCCGAAGGGTCGGCTGTACCGGCGCGTCGAGAACGGCCGGCTGCATCTCGGCTACCAGCGCGACGCGTTCCGCCGGGAGACGGTCATCTCCTCCACCGAGCCGGCGCAGGTCGACGAACGGGGGCTGACGTACCAGACTCGCATCGAACCGCACGGCCAGTGGAGCACGACGCTGCACGTCCGAGGCCTGGTGCTGCGCCCGGACGGTGAGGACGTCCGGGAGCATGTTTATCCCGGCCGCCGCAGGCGGGACAGGTCCCGGCTCGAGTGGAACCTCCAACAGTGGCTCGGCGCGGCTCCGCAGCTGATCTGCGCCTGGGAGCCACTGGAGCGGACGTACCGGCGGACCATGGTCGATCTCGCCGCGCTGGGGTACTCGCCGCTGACGCTACCGGCCGAGACGCTGCCTGCGGCGGGGCTTCCGTGGAGCGCTACCATCGCCGGCCGGGAAGCCATCTTCACCAGCCTGCAGGCGTTGCCGTTCGCACCGGGCCTCGCCCTTGCCACCCTGCACATGCTCGGCATCGACCAGGGCGCGGTGCTCGACGACTTCCGGGACGAGGAGCCTGGCAAGATCCTGAGGGAGTTCCGCTACGGGGAACTGGTCGCGTTCGAGGAACGCCCGCAGGCCCCCTACTACGGTGCCGCCGATACCACCCCGCTCTACGTGACCCTGCTCGACGAGTACGAGCGGTGGACCGGAGACGCCGATACGGTACGCGAGTTCGAGGACGAGGCGCGGGCGGCCCTGCACTGGATCGACGAGTACGGCGACATCATGGGCGACGGCTACGTCTGGTACCAGCGGCGCAACGAACGAACCGGGCTGGAGAACCAGTGCTGGAAGGAATCCCCCAACGCGATCTCGTTCCGTGACGGGAGGCTGGCCGGTCTGCCCCGCGCTACCTGTGAGCTGCAGGGCTACGCCTACGACGCCAAGATCCGCGGCGCCCGGCTGGCCCGACAGTTCTGGAACGACCCCGACTACGCCGACCGGCTCGAACGCGAAGCGGCCGAGCTCAAGCAGCGCTTCAACCGCGACTTCTGGGTCACCGACGGCGAGTACTACGCCCTCGCCCTCGACGGCGACGGCCACCAGGTCGACGCCCTCTCCTCCAACATCGGCCACCTGTTGTGGAGCGGCATCGTCGAGGAGTCCCGGGCGGCCAGGATCGCCGCACACCTGCTCGGCCCCCGCCTCTTCTCCGGCTGGGGAGTACGCACCCTGGCCGAGGGGGAGGGCCGCTACAACCCGCTCGGGTACCACGTCGGCACCGTCTGGCCGTCCGACAACTCCCTGATCGCCTGGGGGCTGCGCCGGTACGGCTTCACCTGCGAGGCGGGCCGCATCGCCGAGGGGATCATCGACGCGTCGCACCACTTCCAGGGCAGGCTGCCGGAGGCCTTCGGCGGCTTCGACCGCGAGTTGACCCGGGGCCCCGTCCCGTACCCGACGGCCAACAGTCCGCAGTCCGAAGCGACCGGAGCACCCCTGCTGCTGGTGCGCACTCTGCTCGGTCTCGAGCCGTGCGGGGATGATCTGGTGGTCGGGCCGGCGTTGCCCGAGCGGTTCGGCCGCATCGAACTGCTCGACATCCCGGGGCGGTGGGGCCGGGTCGACGCCATCGGCAGCGTGGATCGGCGCGGCGAGGAGACGGACCGGCAGACCAGCCTGGCCACGTCGCCGCGCGAAGCCTGA
- a CDS encoding glycogen debranching N-terminal domain-containing protein, whose product MSDGLVRLLDGNTFVVSEETGDIDASPAIPTGFFSFDTRFLSKWILSINGERVNALTVEEVDYFESRFFVVPTVLTPLVDISVSAIRERSIGESFNERLTVINHEPGPVDLRIRIDIESDFADLFEIKDVRNKKGGHYARIEDGCLRLGYRREAFHRETLVSSTEPAHIDERGLTYDVRLEPHGEWVTDIHVQTLGVDGRDLRETLQGSPGRARGQMRQDLDRWLAEAPRLTCDSPALAMTYRRSLADLAALRFMPLTGGGHALPAAGLPWFMAIFGRDSIFTSLQALPFVPELAVTTLRLLALLQSVVLDNFREEEPGKILHELRYGETIGFEEQPHSPYFGSADSTPLYVILLDEYERWTGDAATVRMLERSARAALHWIDEYGDIMGDGYVWYRRRNEKNGLENQCWKDSWDSISFRDGRLAGLPRATCELQGYAYDAKIRGARLARQFWNDPDYADRLEREAAELKQRFNRDFWVTDGEYYALALDGDGHQVDALSSNIGHLLWSGIVEESRAARIAAHLLGPRLFSGWGVRTLAEGEGRYNPLGYHVGTVWPFDNSLIAWGLRRYGFSQEAGRIAEGIIDGAEFFEGRLPEAFGGYDRTLTRYPVLYPTACSPQAWSTGTPLLLLRTMLGMEPRGNHLVTRPAVPPGMGRIELLGIPGRWGRAGALGRARPERR is encoded by the coding sequence ATGAGCGACGGACTCGTTCGACTACTGGACGGCAACACGTTCGTGGTCAGTGAGGAGACCGGCGACATCGACGCGTCGCCGGCCATCCCGACCGGTTTCTTCTCGTTCGACACCCGGTTCCTGTCGAAATGGATCCTCTCCATCAACGGTGAACGGGTCAACGCGCTCACCGTTGAGGAGGTCGACTACTTCGAGAGCCGATTCTTCGTCGTCCCGACCGTCCTGACCCCGCTGGTGGACATCAGCGTGTCGGCCATTCGTGAGCGCTCGATCGGCGAGAGCTTCAACGAGCGGCTGACCGTGATCAACCACGAACCCGGGCCCGTCGATCTGCGAATCCGGATCGACATCGAGAGCGACTTCGCCGACCTTTTCGAGATCAAGGACGTGCGCAACAAGAAGGGCGGGCACTACGCCCGGATCGAGGACGGGTGCCTGCGGCTCGGCTATCGGCGGGAGGCGTTCCACCGGGAGACGTTGGTTTCCTCCACGGAGCCGGCGCACATCGACGAGCGGGGGTTGACGTACGACGTCCGGCTCGAACCGCACGGCGAGTGGGTCACCGACATCCACGTGCAGACCCTGGGCGTGGACGGACGTGATCTTCGGGAGACTCTGCAGGGCTCGCCCGGTCGGGCCCGCGGGCAGATGCGGCAGGACCTGGACCGTTGGCTCGCGGAGGCCCCCCGTCTTACCTGCGACTCCCCCGCGTTGGCGATGACCTACCGGCGCAGCCTGGCCGATCTCGCCGCGCTGCGCTTCATGCCGCTGACCGGCGGCGGACATGCCCTGCCCGCCGCCGGCCTGCCGTGGTTCATGGCGATCTTCGGCCGGGACAGCATCTTCACCAGCCTGCAGGCGCTGCCGTTCGTGCCGGAACTGGCGGTCACGACGCTGCGCCTGCTGGCGCTGTTGCAGAGCGTCGTCCTCGACAACTTCCGCGAGGAGGAGCCGGGGAAGATACTGCACGAACTGCGGTACGGGGAGACGATCGGCTTCGAGGAGCAGCCCCACTCGCCGTACTTCGGCAGCGCCGACTCCACGCCGCTGTACGTGATCCTGCTCGACGAGTACGAGCGGTGGACCGGAGACGCCGCCACCGTGCGGATGCTCGAGCGCTCCGCGAGAGCCGCGCTGCACTGGATCGACGAGTACGGCGACATCATGGGCGACGGCTACGTCTGGTACCGGCGCCGCAACGAGAAGAACGGGTTGGAGAATCAGTGCTGGAAGGACTCCTGGGACTCGATCTCCTTCCGTGACGGGAGGCTGGCCGGTCTGCCCCGCGCTACCTGTGAGCTGCAGGGCTACGCCTACGACGCCAAGATCCGCGGCGCCCGGCTGGCCCGACAGTTCTGGAACGACCCCGACTACGCCGACCGGCTCGAACGCGAAGCGGCCGAGCTCAAGCAGCGCTTCAACCGCGACTTCTGGGTCACCGACGGCGAGTACTACGCCCTCGCCCTCGACGGCGACGGCCACCAGGTCGACGCCCTCTCCTCCAACATCGGCCACCTGTTGTGGAGCGGCATCGTCGAGGAGTCCCGGGCGGCCAGGATCGCCGCACACCTGCTCGGCCCCCGCCTCTTCTCCGGCTGGGGAGTACGCACCCTGGCCGAGGGGGAGGGCCGCTACAACCCGCTCGGGTACCACGTCGGCACCGTCTGGCCCTTCGACAACTCCCTGATCGCCTGGGGGCTACGCCGCTACGGCTTCAGCCAGGAAGCGGGCCGCATCGCCGAGGGGATCATCGACGGCGCCGAGTTCTTCGAGGGCAGACTGCCGGAGGCCTTCGGCGGATACGACCGGACGCTGACCCGGTATCCCGTGCTGTACCCCACGGCGTGCAGTCCGCAGGCGTGGTCCACGGGCACCCCCCTGTTGTTGCTGCGCACCATGCTCGGCATGGAGCCGCGGGGGAACCACCTGGTGACCAGGCCGGCCGTGCCCCCGGGCATGGGCCGGATCGAACTGCTCGGCATTCCCGGCCGGTGGGGCCGGGCCGGCGCCCTGGGACGCGCCCGCCCGGAGCGGCGCTGA
- a CDS encoding SCP2 sterol-binding domain-containing protein — protein MSETTRRFFDALERHGHERVLKKTNGTIRFDLEDDQAVDHWFVEIRGGAVRVSQRDADADAVIRADSAFFDRMVRGEAKPLPAWLRNEITSEGKFRFIVLLERLFAPPPGARHPRDVVRDRGRRG, from the coding sequence ATGTCGGAGACGACCCGGAGATTCTTCGACGCGCTCGAACGACACGGCCACGAACGCGTGCTGAAGAAGACGAACGGCACCATCCGGTTCGACCTGGAAGACGACCAGGCGGTCGACCACTGGTTCGTGGAGATCCGCGGCGGTGCCGTCCGCGTGTCACAACGGGACGCCGACGCCGACGCCGTCATCCGTGCCGACAGTGCCTTCTTCGACCGCATGGTCCGTGGCGAGGCCAAACCGCTGCCGGCGTGGCTGAGGAACGAGATAACGAGCGAGGGAAAGTTTCGGTTCATCGTCCTGTTGGAGCGGCTCTTCGCACCTCCCCCCGGGGCGCGACATCCGCGGGACGTCGTCCGTGACCGTGGGCGGCGCGGATGA
- a CDS encoding RNA-guided endonuclease InsQ/TnpB family protein: MTAGQRRRCFGLLRSAGDVWACVLEVNAWRRRRQDAPLAGYQQLCRELSGPGPGTFGELDSTGARSVLRRFSDAWFAAAKARQDGDLSVRFPRRRRALMPVRWYHGTFTLDGRRVRLPTARGTSPLWVRLAREVPYPVEQVRSVTLLCEGGRLFLDVTAEVPVATYPAGQGPDPDRVAGVDVGIIHPYAVAGPAGEGLLVSGRAIRAEHRMHLADTKTRRRAVARRAPKPGQQGSRRWRKYRRRARLGEGRHRRRVRQAQHEAARTVVSWAVEQRVGVLRVGDPRGVLDIDAGRRHNLRLRQWQIGRLMQVLTDKAVQAGITVDTVNERGTSSTCPACLRRVPKPRGRTLTCPHCKFSGHRDLIAAAIIATRTPGGGPTTPTAAVALPEVVKHRRAGRHLPGASQSRRDPRRPPQAARGSVGPRRPASPPGGESLAQTARIHNGASETR, from the coding sequence GTGACGGCTGGGCAGCGGCGGCGGTGTTTCGGATTGCTGCGCTCGGCCGGTGACGTGTGGGCGTGTGTCCTGGAGGTCAACGCGTGGCGACGCCGTCGCCAGGATGCGCCGCTGGCTGGTTATCAGCAGTTGTGTCGGGAGTTGTCCGGGCCGGGGCCGGGCACGTTCGGCGAGTTGGACAGCACGGGTGCCCGGTCGGTGTTGCGGCGGTTCTCCGATGCGTGGTTCGCGGCGGCGAAAGCCCGCCAGGACGGTGACCTGTCGGTGCGGTTTCCGCGTCGTCGGCGGGCGTTGATGCCGGTGCGCTGGTATCACGGCACGTTCACCCTCGACGGCCGTCGGGTCCGCCTCCCCACGGCCAGGGGCACGTCGCCGTTGTGGGTCAGGCTGGCGCGGGAGGTGCCCTACCCGGTCGAGCAGGTCCGCTCGGTCACCCTGCTGTGCGAGGGCGGCCGGCTGTTCCTCGACGTGACCGCCGAGGTTCCGGTGGCAACCTATCCGGCGGGCCAGGGGCCGGACCCGGACCGGGTGGCGGGGGTGGATGTGGGGATCATTCACCCGTATGCGGTGGCCGGCCCCGCTGGTGAGGGGCTGTTGGTGTCGGGGCGGGCGATCCGCGCGGAGCACCGCATGCACCTCGCCGACACCAAGACCCGCCGCCGCGCCGTGGCCCGCAGGGCACCGAAGCCGGGCCAGCAAGGGTCACGGCGGTGGCGGAAATACCGGCGGCGGGCGCGGTTGGGGGAGGGTCGGCATCGGCGCAGGGTCCGGCAGGCCCAGCACGAAGCCGCCCGCACGGTGGTCTCGTGGGCGGTAGAGCAGCGGGTCGGTGTGCTCAGGGTGGGTGACCCGCGAGGGGTCCTCGACATCGACGCGGGGCGGCGGCACAACCTGCGGCTGCGGCAGTGGCAGATCGGCCGCCTGATGCAGGTCCTCACCGACAAAGCTGTCCAGGCGGGCATCACCGTCGACACGGTCAACGAGCGCGGCACCTCCTCCACCTGCCCCGCCTGTCTGCGGCGGGTGCCGAAACCCCGTGGCCGGACCCTGACCTGCCCGCACTGCAAGTTCTCCGGGCACCGCGACCTGATCGCGGCAGCCATCATCGCCACCCGCACCCCGGGCGGCGGACCCACCACCCCCACAGCAGCCGTCGCGCTACCCGAGGTGGTCAAGCACCGTCGAGCCGGCCGACACCTTCCCGGTGCCAGCCAGTCCCGGCGTGATCCCCGCCGCCCACCACAGGCGGCGAGAGGATCAGTTGGCCCGCGGAGGCCCGCCTCACCACCAGGTGGGGAGTCGCTCGCCCAAACGGCGAGGATCCACAACGGTGCATCGGAAACCCGGTGA